The Hordeum vulgare subsp. vulgare chromosome 4H, MorexV3_pseudomolecules_assembly, whole genome shotgun sequence genomic interval TTCTTTGAAATTATAATCTGTTGAGGATAACTAAACAGTAGTATTTGCTTCTATTCTCATCTTATTCTTTGTTTCACATTGCGGTTTCCTTGTAGGACCACTGAGGGCTACAGTCCAGAAATGGCTTCTTCAGAAAAAAGAATGTTCTGAGAGGAACACTTTGTTGGACGAGCTTATTGATTTCCCGAGCACCTTCATGAAACAAAGTGGCGTAGAAGGGTCGTATTTATATGATGACGAGGATATGGGTGCATGGGAAGCTGAAGCACGGAGGTGGGCCAGGACCCTTCTTCTTGTAACCTCAGAGGAACATCATTTCGAGCAAATATTTACGGTATATTTGCTTGTCGCCTGCATTTATGTCTCTAGAAAGCATACAATGCTATTGAGTAAATATGTTCTCTTTGGATATGTCTATTATGCTCATTTGTGGAAGCTGAATGTATAGCTGGCCTGGTCTGTCGCCTATCAGTAGGCTATGATACTTACACCTGCATTGAACTTATGTTTTCCCTCTTGTGTAACTGAAATTAACTTTTGCTTAAAATATCCTCTTTTGCAGTTCCTGAAGGAATGTGGTAACAAGCTTTCTGAACATTCTCCAACGAGAAAATGTGTTGACGTTAagtattttatcattattatatgcttgatcgaggagcttgAAGTGAGACAAAAAAAGCTTGTTCACCAAAATAATGCCATCGCTAGTGGAGGTTCAGATATGACAAATGGATTAGAGCACCGTGCTCTCACCCAGAATTTTGAAaaatctttgctttcagttctggtAACCTTTTTCTTCTTTATAAAATGTAACTTCTGACCCTTTCTCTAAATGGGCCTTTATGTATTATCTTTCATATGTCTTACTGTAGGAAAATATGGTGGCCTTCAGCAAGCAATCTTGCTCAGTTTTCTGGTTAAAAAATACAGACAACATGGATTTACCATGTTCTATCAAAGGAAAGCTCGGAGGTCCAAGTCAGCGTCGTTTAGCTACTGTTATAACCTCTTCAGTGTTGCAGTGTGTATGTCCCTTCCTAATAATTTTAGTTGAGATGATAGCATTTAGCTATCTGGTTGGTTATATTAATTGCTTGTAAAAGGTCCCATTTAGCATGGTTCATGTTGTCTTCCAGAGATGGTGTTATGTTACTTATGCAGCAAATAAGATACAAAGATATTTTTCAGGGATATAGTATAATTAACTGATTTGATAAGGGATTACTATGTCACTGTGCTAATCAAACACATTTTTCTTTTTGTACTGTTCTTTTGAACCATGCTAATGTTGTCAAACTTAACTCTTGCAAGTTGCAATTGTGGAGTGTATATTCTTCAATAGTTCAATTGATCAGAATTTGTGTTTCTCTTCTATTCTCTATGTACGATGCAATAATATCACTACTGTTCATAACCCCCCCTCCCCCCTTCCCATGCCTCTGTTCTGGAGAAAGTAATTTAGGGTGGCTAGATCTCCTGTCAGAGGGTACCACATTTTGCCTTCGCTTTAAAGTGCCCCGCACCATTTAATCATATAACTTTGCTAACTTCTATTGTAATATTTCACAGATTTGGTCTGTAAGGTGCGTTAGTTCTGTTGTTTCATGGTGTAACCACTACACCTCTGATGTTTCTCTTCATTCAGCATTTTCATTCCTCTGGGAGTTCTGTTGGGAAGTGATCCAGCATTGTACTTATGCAACTGAGGTTGGTTGCTTTTTTAATGTTTGGCTGAATATATATTTGTCAGTGGCTTGCAGTTTCTCTATACAAGTATTAATGGCTGATTAATTATTATTTTCCTGACAAGACTGGAGCTGAACTTCACCTGGCAGCTTATGAAGCTCTAGCTTATGTTCTAGCAGCTCTATCTACTGCTCCCTTTTCTCAGTTTCTGGATTTTGTGGAAACAAAGCAAAAAAATCAAACCATCATATTATCATTGGATCTTCTGGCGACCACTTTTCTTGGTAATATCAACAATCTCCTTACAAATGGAGTCTTAACACGAAGCAGACGAGCTGTTTTAATGTGTTGGAAGGTGAGAATAACTCTTGCTTCCCTTTGTAGTGTGCATGCCTTTGTTCTCTAGATACAAAATACATAATTTCAACAGCTCCTAATTATTGATTTTGATTTAGTGGCTTTGTGTAGACTCGCTTTTATCCATTTCTTGCTGCTGTGATGAGAATGAATCTCAGATGAAGACATTAGGCTCCTTTTATTCAGATTCAACCCTCCAATCCATCTTTCTTGATATTACTGAAAGGTGAGATAACATTCCTTTGCAGTTTCTTTATTCTATATGTATAGTTGGTAAACCAAATTGTGGGAGTATTGCCTGAGGAAATGTTCAAAACCACACTCACTACTTATTTACCTATATTTGAGGGACCCTAGCATGGTTGATAGTTGCAACATTTTCAGTACTTGTTTCCCGAGCGTAATTTTGTGAATATTTATAGCATTTCTTTACTAATTCAGTACCCAAGTTATCTAAAGGAGTGAATAATAGCATTCAATTGGTCTATTTTTTTCTAGTAATAGATACTGGTGTTATTGTTTAAAGTTTGAACATGGTTatatttttctttgtttctttttatCTTGTTTTCTGTAAATACTTCCAACTTATATTTGTGAGATGCTTATTGATTTATCTTTTTTACTTGTATCTGACTTATTTATTTTTAATCTTTGCAGTCTTGAAAATGCTGGTGAGAATTCTGTTGTTTCTATCCTTAGATGCGTGAGGTCTGTTTTGGGGCTTATACACTTAAATAGGAGCAATCGAAATGTATCGTCTCTGGGCATCAGTTATGAGGTATTATTTGTGGTGCCTTTTTTGTGTATGCCACTATAGCTATTTAATGTCTAAATCGTAGctgcttagagcaactccaaccgcacgacccaaacggacgcgcgctTTGTACgccttttgtccgtttgggtcggcgtgtCCGCCCCCTGTTGCAAATGGGTTGGCCGTgcgcccaacgcgccgacccattttTCGTCCGCGCTTAACATTTTTCGAAGGTAAAAAAGGCCCGCGGCCACAGATCAGGCCAGCCGCCATGCCAGCGCCAAGATTTCACGCCGGTGATATGCCAGCGACCGACATACATATGCCAGCCTACAAAAAAAACCGCAATTTTCGAGCTGGGCGCACTTGCTAGTGGGCTGGCACACATGCCAGCACACAAATGAGGATGTATTTCCACCACGCCATCTCGTTCGTGGTCATCATGCCCGCACACCACGGCATGGATCACTCGTCATCGAGGTTGAGCATGTCGGCCATCGTGCCCAGCCATGAAAGGGGTGCGGCCATCCTGGCTTTGCGTCTCGTCGGGATCGAAGGGAATGCCGCTGCCACCACCTTCGTAGATGAGGCTCTCCATGAACACGCGGTTGGCCTCTTCTTCTGGAGCTGGCATTCTGTCGAACAGGTTGCGGGCGTTCCCCAGGGTGTCGGCTGGGAGCTTGCGAGGCCGTTTGCGCGCACCCCCGGAGGACGGTCCACCCTCCATAGGCATCGCGTTGAGATCGATGGCCACGAGCCCTGGCGTGGCAGGCGCGACCACGCTCACCTCCGGCAAACCGGAGCCCGTAGAGTTGGACAACCGGGAGGTTTGCGGGTGCTGTCGTTCGAAGCCTTGCCCTGCGGCGCGGTGGACATGTCACATGCGCGACGACAGCGGCGGCAATGAGCCGTTGCTGGCCGCGGACACAACGGCAACGATGAGCCCGTGTTGGCCTAGGTTCAACCCTAGCATCAGCAGGGTTTGCCTTGTGGCGGCAAAGATGAGCCGGTGGTTCTTTGTGGCTCTGGCCTCCCGATCTATGGTGGCGGTGATGCTGGACGCGGTCGCGGCCTCCTCCCTGGCCTCTTGCTCATGCCGGCGGTGCTTCCTCCTCGCCGATTGGACGACACCCTCCTCAGACGTCCGAACCTTCTTCTTCCTGGTCGTCTCCAGCCCTTTGCGCCCGCGGAGACGGGACCGGCggaggcgagggaggcgaggcctGCAGCGGCATCGAGGGTCGGCGCGTCGTCGTCTATGGCGCGCGCGCGAGTGGGCGGGAGGTTATTGGGAAATTGGAGGGAAATGGTGGCGCTGTGCCACCGACTGGCGGGCCAGGGGGATGAGAAGGGCGGGCGTCCGTCCCGTGTCCGTGCCGACGCAAATCCGGCCCAAATTTGAGCCTGGAATGGGTCGGGGGCAAACAAAAAGCGGACGCGCGTCCCTTTGGGTCGACGTGTTGGGTGGTGTTTTCTGTGCGCAGCGACCCAAACGGACACGCGCGAACGAAATGGGTCGcgcggttggagttgctcttacacTAGAAGGTATTCACATGTGTATTCTTGGGTTGGCTTTATGCGTCAGCGTCACACCCAGTGGTACTATATTCACATGAACAATCTTTCTCCCTCAGATCCATATTACTTGGTGCTTAAACAGATGTATCTAGCACTTAAATACGTCTGGATACATCCATTTGAgcgacaagtaatatggatcgAAGGGAGTATTAGTTTACAACATATCAACAGTCAAAGTTAAGGAAGTTGGACTGTTTGACAGCTCGAGTTTTAAAATATAAAACGCCATATAATTTTGGATGTGTGGGGTAAGTTTATTTTCTTCAACTTCAGCTTGTTTATATGGCATTGATATCTCATGTTTATTTGCTGCAGATGATGATGCAATTGGTAAAGTCTTCCTGGGTCTTGCACCTTAGctgcaataagcgccgagtggcaCCAATTGCTGCACTACTGTCCGCAATATTGCACCCATCAATATTCCCCAATTTAGAAATGCACCACACAAATGAAAAAGGGCCAGGCCCTTTGAAATGGGTAAGTTCTGACACATATGTTCTGTATTAAGTCACTGTCTTCTTGCTTAACACACCCCCGCTCTGAAAACTGTAGAGGAGGCCCTGACAGTATATTATTGTTTTTTAATTGAAGGGACAGTAAAATAAATgggtacttgctgctgctgttgtgtgTCTTTTCATAGCCTGTTCTGCTAAAGTAGCACTGTTTTGTGCGTGACCTGTGTATGCATAATACTCAGGCATGCTTTTAGTTACTTTTCACTGGCAAGCCTTCTCCTCATATGATTCTTGTTATATATGTTACGAATGACTAAATGAAACCTAACGGCTGGAAAGCCTGGCCTGTGTGCTAGAGGGAATCAGGAGAACACTAGAATGCTGAGTAACAAAAGTGGTGGTCCACAAAATATCGTCACCTCAATTTCACCTGTTCCCCAGCTTGATCTTGTTCTGTTCTGTCAATAGATTAGATAACATCTTTATGTAATTTGTCAATGGATAATAAAGTTGTTCTTTTTAGTACTACTTTTTTTTTCATATTATAACTGATAAGACATGATGTACCACTGTAACTCTTTTTTTTCCCCAGTTTGTCGAGACTCTTCTTAATGAAGGTTCAAAGAGTCCTCGAACTATTCGTCTAGCAGCTTTGCACTTGAGTGGTCTATGGTTGATGTACCCAAAAACTATTAGATTTTACATGGAGGAACTTAAGCTATTAGCATTATATGGATCTGGTATGTTATACAATTTATTTTCGAATAATTTCTTTATGCTTGTCTTCTTTCTTTTCGCTCATGCCTTTGTAATAAGGCCTGGTGATATGTTGTTGTCTATTCTAACTTTCTTTTCATATGAACTTAAAATAGTGGCATtcgatgaagattttgaagctgaACTGTCCGAAAATCACGAGGCAAGATTTGAAGTTTCCATGCTAGCACAAAGTCCAGACCGTGAATTCACAGAGGTAAACCTTGAAACCTGGGGGTACAAGACGTATATATTACCTTCATAAGTTAATCAGTATAATTACTGTGCCTTTTCAACTGTTCATTTGTTAAGAATAGTATATTGCAATGTAATGGAATATGGCGTAGTGTACGCTctaattttgtttgttttgtttttaacagGTTTTTTAAAACTGTTATAACACTAATGGCATGAAATAATTTAAACCTTTTCCTTTCTTTTAAATTGCCAACCTAGCAATTAAATACATTGCCGATTCTATTGCAGGTGTTCATTAATACAGAATTGTATGCCCGTGTTTCAGTTGCTGCTCTATTTCATCAGCTATGGAAACAAATCAAAGAAAAGAGCAAACTGGAGACAGAAGAAGCTCTTCAATGTGGCAAACTATTTTTACTGAAACTTCTGGATTCAGCGGTACCGTTTTCAGACATAAGTTCTATCTGTGGGCCAGGATTTGCCATCTTATGCAATCTTGTCTCAAGTTTTCTATATGCTGTCATTGTACCTTACTCGACAACCAGTATGGTTATACCATGTCAAAGTCTTTGGATGCTTTTTCTACATATTTCCAGTGAATTTTGATGTGCCAAATACCACTTTAGCAACTATACGACATACAACCAGATTCTGAAACTTGTCTGATGTTACAAACTTGCCGATCATGCTTAGTTCTGAAGGCCTGCTTAAATGAGTGATTTCTGATGCTTTGTATTTGCTCTGTTTCTACAGGTGAATGACAATGATCTCTCGAAAGAACTTTATAAAAAATACAGCAGTGTAAGCATGTTCCTTTGTATTGAAAACCTTGCTATTTTGCACCATATTTCTCAAGCATCCATACTTATCAGGTACATAGGCGCAAAGTTCGTGTGTGgcagatgatatgtgttttgtcaCACTATGTAGAGGAAGACATAGTTGAGGAAGTGACATCTAGTGTTCACACCTGTCTTTACGTAAGGATATTCTTAATCTTATGTGCTTTGCACTTTTACTTTATTatgtatataatatatatatatatctagactTTCTGTAGATTGCTTCAAACAGGTCGAATAGTCTTTAGTTTTTCTCTTTAGAGTTTAAATTCTTATGGATTTAGCACATTTAGATATCAATTTAGAGATGTAGAACATTTAGAGATCAATTTGTTTTCCATGCATAATTTCTATTTTATGCAATTGTATATAATACAAACCTGTCTCGAGTTTAATTTCTTAAGGATCTAGAACATTTAGAGATCAATTGATTTTCCATGCATAATTGCCATTTTACTGCAGTGCAAGGTCAAATGACACACTTTCTTCTGTGCAGAGAAATAACCTACCTGCTGTCCGGCAGTACTTGGAGACGTTTGCTATACTTATTTGCTTAAAATTTCCAACACTGGTGAGAGCTCCTTCATGTCAATGCTTGTTGACCTGTGTGACCAGTACACACTTTAGATGTCAGTAGAATCTCCTTGTCTGCAACTATTGACCTTTCTGATGATTATTATTTGCAGGCTGAAGCACAGCTTGTTCCTATTTTTCATGACCACGGAATGCGCCAACAGGTAAACATTTGGTGAGATGCCTTTCCATTTTGGTCTGTATATTTATACATCTCCTTTTTGCAGGCACTATCTTCATATGTTTTTATAGCAGCAAACGTGATCCTCCATTCAGGGGAGCTGGTTGTCCAGAGAAACCATCTGAATCAACTGTTTCCTCCAATAATTTCATTTTTAACATCCCATCATCACAGTCTACGTAGTTTCACTCAGGTAAAACTATATACTTGAAAATTATGCGGGGCTACATTTTTCTCAAGCGTTATATTGTACCAGTCGACTGAAGATCTATATTGTACCACAGCTACTTGTCCACACTGTTTTTTCCAAGTTGTGGCATATTTTGCAACTAGAAAGCTCAGAAAATCCATCCATCGAGAGGAGGTGCTTTCAAGATTTGAAAAAGTATCTAGCAGAGAATACCGACTGCGCAAGGTACATCCACATACTctgttttcttttgtttattaGCTAGGCTATATATACTGGCATCACCCTATTAAAACTTCTCTCAATGTACCATCAGGAGTGTAGTGAGGAACTTATATACCCTACGTGATTTCCTTTTTTAAATCTAGAAAAAGGTCCTCAAGGTGTTAATATAATTTTCTTCTTGAATGTCTCTATCATCATATGTTTTGTTTTCAGGCTAAGAGTTTCAATCGAAGGTTTCCTTGATGTTTTTGATCCTGATATATCTGGGACTCCACCGGGAATATTTACAGCTCGCATTGAGGTTCGTTGTATTCTCTGTCTCCAAGAAATTTAAGGCCACTGCTCATCTTGTCAGGAAGTGAGTAACATGGAGGATTCTAGGGCTGTTATTATGTTTTTTTATGCAGCACTGAACCTTTCAGCATTTCTGTTATAATTCTGAATATGCTGTTTTTTTAATGCAGTCGTCTGGCTTTGAATGTGTTCCAGTGTCGGTGCTGGAGCGAGTAAATAACTTTCTGAATGTAAGCACTTGCACTTGAGCTATCTTGTTGGGTTGGCTTGGAACTGCATTTCCCTAATGATTTAGCTGTATGTATGTAATATCAGGACGTGAGGGAGGAGCTGAGGCATTCTATGATAAAGGATTCAGCAACAATCAAGAATGAGGGCCTGGCGGTAAGAAAACATGTGGAGGGCACGGACGAGAAGATAGTAGCCAGTCAAGATTTCCAGAAGAAGATCATACCCAACCGGAACTCGGAGCAAGCTCCAAGCAGCAATGGCGCAGTCATGGGCAACAACGACATCTCACGACTGCTCTTTGAGATGGAGGAAGACGACGACACGTTCAACCTGGCGGTGGAGTCAAGGAAGGAGGCGGTGGAGACGGTGAGGCAGAGCCGGCAGGATCTGATCGTGGTGGCGTCACTGGTGGAGCGGGTCCCAAACCTGGCGGGGCTGACCCGGACGTGCGAGATATTCAGGGCTGGCGGGCTGGCTGTGGGAGACATGGGGGTGGTCCAAGACAAGCAGTTCCGGCTGATCAGCGTGACAGCGGAGAAGTGGGTGCCGATGGTGGAGGTGCCGGCGGAGAGCGTGAGGGCCTTCTTGCAGAGGAAGCGGGCGGAGGGGTACACGGTGGTGGGGCTGGAGCAGACGGCCAACAGCGTGTCGCTGGATGAGTTCGCGTTCCCGGAGAAGACGGTGGTGGTGCtgggcagggagaaggagggcatCCCGGTGGACATCATCCAGGAGGCGGTGGACGTGTGCGTCGAGATCCCGCAGCTGGGCGTCGTCCGGTCGCTCAACGTCCATGTCAGCGCCGCCATCGCCATCTGGGACTACACTCGCCAGCAGCGggcccgctcctcctcctcctcctcgcggtaGGTAGCTTCCCGCTCTTCCTTGTTGGAGTGTAAATCAGCCATGCTTGTTGTTGTAAGATGCATGGACCTGAACATCCATGGCAAAAACTAGTCATGAACCTTAGTCAGGACTAGATTGTTAGATTTATGAACTGAATTGGTCATGACGAAAATTCTTTGGCAAGAAAATTTTAACTGCTCTTGCTCTCCATCGTCCATTAATTAATGTCGTTGCTTCTTCCTTCAAGTACTCAACCATTTGGAGAGAAATTTGACCAGGCAACTGTATATCTGGTTGACGTAATCATATGATACGTATTAGGTGCGTTAATGCATGGATCGACGCGCCATGATTTCTTCCTTGTTTGACACAATCAAAACTATTGCTCATAGAAATTGTTACTAAGAGGTCTACATCACATGGAGTACCTTAATTTGCTTCTCTATTTATTAAAGGGAAAAACGTGTATCAAAGATTTGAATATGGCTGACCACATCTCAAAAGTTTATGCAGACTAATCTAGTCGGCAGCCAAAGACCATTTCTATCCGTTGGGCGGTTCCACTTGACTATGTCCATTACTCATGAGTTCCACCTGCTCGCCATGCCTATATAAAAACATACATCCCCAGCATGTTCCAACCATCACTCACCCAACAAACATCTCAGGAATATAGGAGAAAACAAGACCCAAAGGAGCTGAAAAAATGGCATCCTCCCCTACCTTCCTTCTCCTCGTTGCTCTTTTCGCCTTGATCTCATGGCAGGCTGTTGCCTCCGACCCTGGCCCGCTCCAGGACTTTTGTGTTGCCGACATGCATTCACCAGGTACTGCTTACTTCCCGCTTTCCCGTCGTACTATCACCAAGAAATGAATTTCTGAAAATTACCTGTATGTTAAAATCACTTCCTAGTAATACCTAAGCTTACACCCTACATCTCCTCTATGCACCAGTGCGTGTCAATGGGTTTGTTTGCAAGAACCCGATGGATGTCAACGCTGATGACTTCTTCAAGGCAGCCGCCCTCGACAAGCCTAGGGTGACCAACAAGGTTGGGTCCAACGTTACCTTGATCAACGTCATGCAGATTGCTGGACTCAACACCCTCGGCATCTCAATTGCACGCATCGACTATGCTCCTTTGGGTCAGAACCCACCACACACGCACCCTCGTGCCACTGAGATCCTCACGGTACTCGAGGGGACACTGTATGTCGGATTTGTCACGTCCAACCTGCCCGCCCCCAACAGAAACAAGTTCCTCTCCAAGGTGCTCAACAAAGGTGATGTGTTTGTCTTCCCCATGGGGCTCATTCACTTTCAGTTCAACCCCAACCCCCACCAGCCCGCCGTTGCCATTGCCGCGCTCAGCAGCCAGAACCCAGGGGCTATCACAATTGCCAATGCTGTTTTTGGGTCAGACCCAACAATATCAGATGATGTTCTTGCCAAGGCGTTTCAGGTGGAAAAGAATACAATAGATTGGCTCCAGGCTCAGTTCTGGGAGAACAACCAAAACTAAGTCAGGCATTGGGTGATTACCCGGAAGATTAGTGCATAAACCAAGGAATTAGTTAAGTTTCTAGACATGCATCATAAGCTGTAAAATTAATGGAGCATATGTCAGGCCGGTGTGTGTATGTAaacattgaatgcatttcttcctTCCAAATAATTGACAATACCATTTTTTTATCACACTGATATGATCTCATATGCTTTTTTGGTTATGATGTCTCGTATTTCTCACAACAAATCAAAATTTCGGTTCTTTTCCCCTTGTTCTAAAACAATAGATGATTAGGTTAAAAAAGAAACAATACACAATTATGTGGTAATTTAAATATGTTTGATGCTAGGGTTGAACACCTACGACTTTCTTGCAATACATGTGAAGTATGCGATGGTTGGAGCCCGATTGTGCTCAAGATTGAAACGTGAAAGTTGAGTGTGCGAAAGTTGCTTCCTTGAGTCGTTGTTCTGGTATCTCGCTTTCTGGTGCATGCAATAGGAAATTTACGGTTCCTATGTAATGTTTTAGATTCATGTTGGTTCAAACTCTTGCAAGTTCGATTGGCGGATGCTTTGATGGGAGTTAATGAGGTGATTCGTTTTATCAAAAAACTCGTAGCATTATTTGTTTTTCTTAAGTTGAGAACTAGAAATACTCCCTCGATTCCTAAATATAGATCTTTGTAGAGGTTCCTAcatggactatatacggatgtgtgtagacatattttagagtgtacgtTCACTCCTTtttctccgtatgtagtccatattaaaatctctagaaatacttatatttaagaaGAGAGGGAGTACGATTTTCACCAAGTTCTAGAACCTGGACATACCGGAGACCAGGTTCAAAAAATCAGCTCCATCAATATACAGAATAAACGATTATTACCTACccccttgcccccccccccccccccccaaaaaaaacagATTATAATTTGAGTTGCTTGTTTGTAACAAGCTTGTCATAGAAGTATTTTATCCCTAAAACGTACTTCGGCCTGCTTCCCATACATAAAGTCCAATGCTTACAAGGTGTGGAGGAAATCATCATACACGATGATGGAAGAAAGCTTGGCAAAACAAGCCAAACATGCTAACAAGCACATGAAGTGCACAATTAGATGCCTCCAACATGCCatcgagaggaagaacatgagaggtTGGACCAACTGAAGATTCAACTAGCACCACTGGCGACATTCAACCACGCGCCAGTTGGAGGAAAATGCTGGACTTCATCGCGCCATCGCCAGCCAATGGATGTCGAAGAGGACCATCTAACTAAAGCAAGGAACGTTGACTGCGAGCAGACATGATGAAAGGATGACGTTGTTGCGTGTAGAAGATAGGTGCAAGAAAAACCGTGAGTCACGGGAGGTGAGGTAGGGTCAATTGTTTCGTCATACCGTTCCAAACAAGCCACCACAAATGAAGGACAACTGCACTCACTAGTGACTCCCCGAAGAGGGTCACGACGCAATACGCCGCCACCATCCATCTGTATGTGCGCATAAGGGTTTTCACCTTGAG includes:
- the LOC123450087 gene encoding uncharacterized protein LOC123450087 isoform X2 gives rise to the protein MALAALESCFRAVPPEAVPAVVDCVLASSSSAPSPSELFRSLLDSFPEGQEEGGHGHAASLSHAAALCHLLPRLGGDPRDALRALLWRVFLPLLRREDAQPSRLQQQAAALMCDAVSGARSWDLLGATILPLCVRSCAAAMALPTTHEYDGDDSIVYRYHWDAADRSSVDAGLLLPLSKATALLASLLGDALKSRREAHQEGADASSLDALVQNLTWDLSRLVLKMFDLGQEYRSCATRVLLQPVLASLADVSCVTVEFGAVHLKLSRSGFLESIWNSCVSLFSLGRPERLDAYDILSLYFSVLKSGRQGAIPGTADEVQNFDLRNATEFWDELRRGLVDKDSSVRKQAFYVLKTSLSIFSFGNDGSQRCSGRSPAALPDQDKSNAAVTKKERWANKEAKSLGVEEIKQSDEHCSSGQDRWKVFLLLYEMLQEFGTHLVEAAWTHQVLLLFESAPQSYYLNHISYRAFHAQMDSVEGIFNWMTVLWERGFTQDNPQVRCLVMQSFLDIAWERYKGYAQMVPRGFVLGPLIRGLNDVVHHKDFGVGGVYNSEAIKGAERFFSNYARKLTTRDRLHLVWSLASAAKQDSFGRAGLMTLAFCVASCACQSDTHDSPCGSAVNELTKCNGDTSIAVNTADLLDAFWILSERSKHHFNPKYRLKVCEQVIKAVASLTSAAEIPLNQLFNFISTIPRECTDYTGPLRATVQKWLLQKKECSERNTLLDELIDFPSTFMKQSGVEGSYLYDDEDMGAWEAEARRWARTLLLVTSEEHHFEQIFTFLKECGNKLSEHSPTRKCVDVKYFIIIICLIEELEVRQKKLVHQNNAIASGGSDMTNGLEHRALTQNFEKSLLSVLENMVAFSKQSCSVFWLKNTDNMDLPCSIKGKLGGPSQRRLATVITSSVLQCIWSVRCVSSVVSWCNHYTSDVSLHSAFSFLWEFCWEVIQHCTYATETGAELHLAAYEALAYVLAALSTAPFSQFLDFVETKQKNQTIILSLDLLATTFLGNINNLLTNGVLTRSRRAVLMCWKWLCVDSLLSISCCCDENESQMKTLGSFYSDSTLQSIFLDITESLENAGENSVVSILRCVRSVLGLIHLNRSNRNVSSLGISYEMMMQLVKSSWVLHLSCNKRRVAPIAALLSAILHPSIFPNLEMHHTNEKGPGPLKWFVETLLNEGSKSPRTIRLAALHLSGLWLMYPKTIRFYMEELKLLALYGSVAFDEDFEAELSENHEARFEVSMLAQSPDREFTEVFINTELYARVSVAALFHQLWKQIKEKSKLETEEALQCGKLFLLKLLDSAVNDNDLSKELYKKYSSVHRRKVRVWQMICVLSHYVEEDIVEEVTSSVHTCLYRNNLPAVRQYLETFAILICLKFPTLAEAQLVPIFHDHGMRQQALSSYVFIAANVILHSGELVVQRNHLNQLFPPIISFLTSHHHSLRSFTQLLVHTVFSKLWHILQLESSENPSIERRCFQDLKKYLAENTDCARLRVSIEGFLDVFDPDISGTPPGIFTARIESSGFECVPVSVLERVNNFLNDVREELRHSMIKDSATIKNEGLAVRKHVEGTDEKIVASQDFQKKIIPNRNSEQAPSSNGAVMGNNDISRLLFEMEEDDDTFNLAVESRKEAVETVRQSRQDLIVVASLVERVPNLAGLTRTCEIFRAGGLAVGDMGVVQDKQFRLISVTAEKWVPMVEVPAESVRAFLQRKRAEGYTVVGLEQTANSVSLDEFAFPEKTVVVLGREKEGIPVDIIQEAVDVCVEIPQLGVVRSLNVRVSAAIAIWDYTRQQRARSSSSR
- the LOC123450087 gene encoding uncharacterized protein LOC123450087 isoform X1, translating into MALAALESCFRAVPPEAVPAVVDCVLASSSSAPSPSELFRSLLDSFPEGQEEGGHGHAASLSHAAALCHLLPRLGGDPRDALRALLWRVFLPLLRREDAQPSRLQQQAAALMCDAVSGARSWDLLGATILPLCVRSCAAAMALPTTHEYDGDDSIVYRYHWDAADRSSVDAGLLLPLSKATALLASLLGDALKSRREAHQEGADASSLDALVQNLTWDLSRLVLKMFDLGQEYRSCATRVLLQPVLASLADVSCVTVEFGAVHLKLSRSGFLESIWNSCVSLFSLGRPERLDAYDILSLYFSVLKSGRQGAIPGTADEVQNFDLRNATEFWDELRRGLVDKDSSVRKQAFYVLKTSLSIFSFGNDGSQRCSGRSPAALPDQDKSNAAVTKKERWANKEAKSLGVEEIKQSDEHCSSGQDRWKVFLLLYEMLQEFGTHLVEAAWTHQVLLLFESAPQSYYLNHISYRAFHAQMDSVEGIFNWMTVLWERGFTQDNPQVRCLVMQSFLDIAWERYKGYAQMVPRGFVLGPLIRGLNDVVHHKDFGVGGVYNSEAIKGAERFFSNYARKLTTRDRLHLVWSLASAAKQDSFGRAGLMTLAFCVASCACQSDTHDSPCGSAVNELTKCNGDTSIAVNTADLLDAFWILSERSKHHFNPKYRLKVCEQVIKAVASLTSAAEIPLNQLFNFISTIPRECTDYTGPLRATVQKWLLQKKECSERNTLLDELIDFPSTFMKQSGVEGSYLYDDEDMGAWEAEARRWARTLLLVTSEEHHFEQIFTFLKECGNKLSEHSPTRKCVDVKYFIIIICLIEELEVRQKKLVHQNNAIASGGSDMTNGLEHRALTQNFEKSLLSVLENMVAFSKQSCSVFWLKNTDNMDLPCSIKGKLGGPSQRRLATVITSSVLQCIWSVRCVSSVVSWCNHYTSDVSLHSAFSFLWEFCWEVIQHCTYATETGAELHLAAYEALAYVLAALSTAPFSQFLDFVETKQKNQTIILSLDLLATTFLGNINNLLTNGVLTRSRRAVLMCWKWLCVDSLLSISCCCDENESQMKTLGSFYSDSTLQSIFLDITESLENAGENSVVSILRCVRSVLGLIHLNRSNRNVSSLGISYEMMMQLVKSSWVLHLSCNKRRVAPIAALLSAILHPSIFPNLEMHHTNEKGPGPLKWFVETLLNEGSKSPRTIRLAALHLSGLWLMYPKTIRFYMEELKLLALYGSVAFDEDFEAELSENHEARFEVSMLAQSPDREFTEVFINTELYARVSVAALFHQLWKQIKEKSKLETEEALQCGKLFLLKLLDSAVNDNDLSKELYKKYSSVHRRKVRVWQMICVLSHYVEEDIVEEVTSSVHTCLYRNNLPAVRQYLETFAILICLKFPTLAEAQLVPIFHDHGMRQQALSSYVFIAANVILHSGELVVQRNHLNQLFPPIISFLTSHHHSLRSFTQLLVHTVFSKLWHILQLESSENPSIERRCFQDLKKYLAENTDCARLRVSIEGFLDVFDPDISGTPPGIFTARIESSGFECVPVSVLERVNNFLNDVREELRHSMIKDSATIKNEGLAVRKHVEGTDEKIVASQDFQKKIIPNRNSEQAPSSNGAVMGNNDISRLLFEMEEDDDTFNLAVESRKEAVETVRQSRQDLIVVASLVERVPNLAGLTRTCEIFRAGGLAVGDMGVVQDKQFRLISVTAEKWVPMVEVPAESVRAFLQRKRAEGYTVVGLEQTANSVSLDEFAFPEKTVVVLGREKEGIPVDIIQEAVDVCVEIPQLGVVRSLNVHVSAAIAIWDYTRQQRARSSSSSSR